One Rhizobiales bacterium GAS188 DNA window includes the following coding sequences:
- a CDS encoding Signal transduction histidine kinase, with protein sequence MQRWAGQCGSYRSRRPGAEWPIASRPAADPARTGSSRRAGSFALRRAGAFLCPALSAVFAGAGLTSLFSARAFAQDTTPLTRLVELGLSPDEPRGVASVAFIVGLTVFAITVAVLHIHARNLWTRRHRALSDHAEDTELALDRAKLFLNAERQVFIVWAGEGEPPVIEGDPSFIGIQANLNRLLAFGAWLPPDRAGAIEAALDRLRGHGEGFDLAMQTNSGHFLEAQGRAVAGRAVLRLRETTGDRLELQKTSESLRKLSEEADTLRALLEALPGPAWRRDRLARLAWVNASYAHCVEATDARDAAARGLELLERADRERCERALRDGSAFHEKLNVVVAGQRRLHDVLSVQANGGSAGMALDVSGAEALEADLERQAKAHALLIDRLPTAVVVFDGAKRIAAWNSAYRDMWQLDEAYLRNAPTDGEILDRLRTERRLPEQGDYRAWKNQILSGYHSVETREDWWYPADGRALRVVSSPNPQGGVTYMFDDVTERMRLAAQFEALTRVQSETLDTLKEAVAVFGPDGKLKLHNLAFLTSWKLSPTLLKTGPHVDAIIDLCRTLAPDAKIWEALRAMVTGLSDQRQAIEKRLMRSDASQFDVAAAPLPDGATLVTFTDVTDKVSAEKALRERNEALERAANLRDDFVHLVSYELRSPLTNIIGFSQLLRDQTVGPLNERQLDYAGHISRSSAALLAIVTDILDLATIDKGSIDLELGAVDVRETMSAAAEGVQDRLAEAGIRLEIASAPEIGTFVGDKKRVRQVLFNLLSNAIGFSSSGQTVRLKAERQGSEVVFTVSDEGRGIPEELKGRVFDRFESHTTGARHRGLGLGLSIVRSFVELHGGRVWLDSSPGRGTTVICSFPDAAVPARQAS encoded by the coding sequence TTGCAGCGGTGGGCAGGTCAGTGCGGAAGCTATCGGTCGCGACGCCCCGGCGCCGAGTGGCCCATAGCTTCTCGGCCCGCAGCTGACCCGGCTCGGACCGGCTCATCCCGCCGCGCCGGCTCGTTCGCCCTGCGCCGGGCGGGCGCGTTTCTCTGTCCGGCGCTATCAGCAGTTTTCGCCGGCGCCGGCTTGACGTCCCTCTTTTCGGCGCGCGCCTTCGCCCAGGACACGACACCGCTCACGCGGCTCGTCGAGCTCGGCCTCTCCCCCGACGAGCCGCGCGGGGTCGCCTCGGTCGCCTTCATCGTCGGGCTCACCGTCTTCGCCATCACGGTGGCGGTGCTGCACATCCATGCCCGCAATCTCTGGACGCGACGTCACCGCGCCCTCTCCGATCACGCGGAAGACACCGAGCTTGCACTCGATCGGGCAAAGCTCTTCCTCAATGCCGAGCGTCAGGTCTTCATCGTCTGGGCAGGCGAAGGCGAGCCGCCGGTGATCGAGGGCGATCCGAGCTTCATCGGCATTCAGGCCAATCTCAACCGCCTCCTTGCCTTCGGCGCCTGGCTGCCGCCCGATCGCGCCGGCGCCATCGAAGCCGCGCTGGACCGGTTGCGCGGTCACGGCGAAGGCTTCGACCTCGCCATGCAGACGAATTCCGGCCATTTCCTCGAAGCGCAGGGCCGCGCGGTCGCGGGCCGCGCTGTGCTGCGCCTGCGCGAGACCACCGGCGACCGCCTTGAACTGCAGAAGACGTCTGAAAGCCTGCGCAAGCTGTCGGAGGAGGCCGACACGCTGCGCGCCTTGCTGGAAGCGCTGCCGGGGCCGGCGTGGCGGCGCGACAGGTTGGCACGGCTCGCCTGGGTCAATGCGAGCTATGCCCATTGCGTCGAAGCCACGGACGCCAGGGACGCCGCCGCGCGCGGGCTCGAGCTCCTCGAGCGCGCCGATCGGGAACGCTGCGAAAGGGCGCTGCGCGACGGCAGCGCCTTCCATGAGAAGCTCAATGTGGTCGTGGCGGGCCAGCGGCGGCTCCATGACGTGCTCAGCGTGCAAGCGAATGGCGGCAGCGCCGGCATGGCGCTCGATGTCAGCGGCGCCGAGGCGCTCGAAGCGGATCTCGAACGCCAAGCCAAGGCGCATGCGCTGCTCATCGATCGCCTGCCGACCGCGGTCGTGGTGTTCGACGGAGCCAAGCGCATCGCCGCCTGGAACAGCGCCTATCGCGACATGTGGCAACTCGACGAGGCATATCTGCGCAACGCCCCGACCGATGGCGAGATCCTCGACCGGCTGCGCACCGAGCGCCGCCTGCCCGAGCAGGGCGATTATCGGGCCTGGAAGAACCAGATCTTGAGCGGCTACCATTCGGTCGAGACGCGCGAGGATTGGTGGTATCCGGCCGATGGCCGGGCCTTGCGCGTGGTGTCCTCGCCCAATCCGCAAGGCGGCGTCACTTATATGTTCGACGACGTGACCGAACGCATGCGGCTCGCGGCGCAATTCGAGGCCCTGACGCGGGTCCAGAGCGAGACCCTCGACACCCTCAAGGAGGCCGTCGCGGTGTTCGGCCCCGACGGCAAGCTCAAGCTGCACAATCTCGCCTTCCTGACGAGCTGGAAATTGTCGCCAACCCTGCTCAAGACCGGCCCGCATGTCGATGCCATCATCGATCTGTGCCGTACGCTTGCTCCCGATGCCAAGATCTGGGAGGCCTTGCGGGCCATGGTGACCGGGCTGAGCGATCAGCGCCAGGCGATCGAGAAGCGGCTGATGCGCAGCGACGCCAGCCAGTTCGACGTGGCGGCCGCGCCCTTGCCGGACGGCGCTACTCTCGTGACGTTCACAGATGTGACCGACAAGGTCTCGGCCGAGAAGGCGTTGCGCGAGCGCAACGAGGCGCTCGAGCGCGCCGCCAATCTGCGCGACGACTTCGTGCACCTCGTCTCCTACGAGCTCAGATCGCCGCTCACCAACATCATCGGCTTCAGCCAGCTGCTGCGCGACCAGACGGTGGGCCCGCTCAACGAGCGCCAGCTTGATTATGCGGGCCACATCTCGCGCTCCTCGGCAGCGCTGCTCGCTATCGTCACCGACATCCTCGACCTCGCCACCATCGACAAGGGCTCGATCGATCTCGAGCTCGGCGCCGTCGATGTGCGCGAGACCATGTCGGCTGCTGCCGAGGGCGTGCAGGATCGCCTTGCCGAGGCCGGCATTCGCCTCGAGATCGCGAGCGCGCCCGAGATCGGCACCTTCGTCGGCGACAAGAAGCGGGTGCGCCAGGTGCTGTTCAACCTTCTCTCCAACGCCATCGGATTTTCGTCGAGCGGCCAGACGGTGCGCCTCAAAGCCGAGCGCCAGGGCTCCGAAGTGGTGTTCACCGTCTCCGACGAAGGGCGCGGCATTCCCGAGGAGCTCAAGGGTCGCGTCTTCGACCGCTTCGAGAGCCATACGACCGGCGCGAGGCATCGCGGCCTCGGGCTCGGCCTGTCGATCGTGCGCTCCTTCGTCGAGCTGCATGGCGGACGCGTCTGGCTCGATTCCTCGCCCGGACGCGGCACCACCGTCATCTGCAGCTTCCCGGACGCAGCCGTTCCGGCGCGCCAGGCGAGTTGA
- a CDS encoding MurNAc alpha-1-phosphate uridylyltransferase (manually curated) gives MAKPSRAMVLAAGLGKRMRPITATTPKPLIEVAGKPLIDHMLDRLAAAGIEDAVVNVHYLAGLVESHVRRRRAPSPRIAVSDERARLLETGGGVKKAMAQLGEAPFLVVNTDDIWAEGPTPNLRRLIDYWDPQRMDVLLMLAPTTTSFGYDGAGDFTMDPHGRLRRRRDREVCPFVFAGVTIVKPSMFADTPDGAFSMNLIFDRAAADGRLYGMRLEGFWMHVGTPSAIAGAEARLADSLS, from the coding sequence ATGGCCAAACCGAGCCGCGCCATGGTCCTTGCCGCGGGGCTCGGCAAGCGCATGCGCCCGATCACCGCGACGACGCCCAAGCCCCTCATCGAGGTCGCCGGCAAGCCGCTCATCGATCACATGCTCGATCGGCTGGCGGCGGCCGGGATCGAGGACGCGGTGGTCAATGTCCATTACCTCGCCGGCCTCGTCGAATCCCATGTGCGGCGTCGGCGTGCCCCTTCGCCGCGCATCGCCGTCTCGGACGAGCGGGCCCGTCTGCTGGAAACGGGCGGTGGCGTGAAGAAGGCCATGGCGCAGCTCGGCGAAGCGCCGTTTCTCGTGGTCAACACCGACGATATCTGGGCCGAGGGGCCGACGCCCAATCTGCGGCGCCTGATCGATTATTGGGACCCGCAGCGCATGGACGTGCTGCTCATGCTCGCCCCCACCACGACGAGCTTCGGCTATGACGGGGCGGGCGACTTCACCATGGACCCGCATGGACGCCTGCGCCGCCGCCGCGACCGGGAGGTGTGCCCTTTCGTCTTTGCGGGCGTCACCATCGTCAAGCCGTCGATGTTCGCCGATACGCCCGACGGCGCCTTCTCGATGAACCTGATCTTCGACAGGGCGGCCGCCGATGGCCGGCTCTACGGCATGCGGCTCGAAGGCTTCTGGATGCATGTGGGCACGCCGAGCGCCATTGCGGGCGCCGAAGCCAGGCTCGCCGACAGCCTGAGCTGA